AGCAGCAGCGCCTGCGACGCCCTGCCGTCAGGCCGCGCTTATAACATCACCAACGGCGAAGCGCGCCCGCTGAAAAGCATCGTGCAGAAGCTGATTGATGAACTGGGGATGTCGTGCCGTATCCGCTCGGTGCCCTACCCGATGCTGGATATGATGGCGAGAAGTCTGGAGCGGCTCGGCAAGCATTCCCATAAAGAGCCAGCGCTGACCCATTACGGCGTCTCCAAGCTGAACTTCGATTTCACGCTGGATATCAGCCGCGCTGAAAATGAGCTCGGCTATAAGCCGGTGGTGTCGCTGGATGAAGGCATCGAGCGCACCGCGTACTGGCTGCGCGATCACGGCACGCTGCACCGCGGATAACACCCATCACCAGTAAAAAAACGCCGCATTGCGCGGCGTTTTTTATTTCGGGCTGTGGAATCTCACCCCTGACCATATTTCTCCAGCAGCGCCCCGGCGATGGCCTCGCTTTGCGCGTCCGGCAGGCCATCGTAGCGTGCGGGGCGAAAGTGCATCTGAAACGCCTGAATCACACGTTTGCGCTGCGCCTCGCTCATCTGCGGCGTCACTTCATAGCCGTAGCGCGCCAGCAGATCCAGCAGCGTTGCTTCATCCACCGGCGCGTAAGGGTTACGCCCGGCGAGATAAAACGCCACGCGCGATTCATCCGGCCATGCCCCGATCCCTTGTGCCGCCAGCGCCTGCCACGGAAAGAGCGGCCCCGGATCGTCTTTGCGCTGCGGCGCGATATCCGCATGCGCCACGACGTTTTGCGGGGCAATCTGGTAGCGCTGAATGATGTCGCGCGCAAGCTTGCTGAGCACGGCTATCTGCGGCGGGCTGAACGGGAAGTACTGCTTCTGACCGTCGATTTTCCGGTAGCCGTAGTTTTCCAGCTCAATGCCCACGGAGGTATCGTTCAGGCGCGTGGCTCCACGCCAGAAACTGATGCCCGCATGCCACGCCAGCTCGCGCTCCGGCACCAGCTGCCAGATAACCGGTTTGCCGCCTTTTTGCGGCGGGTTCGCCGGGATCAGATAGTGCGAGCTGACGTGCCGGTCGGTCAGCGTGGCAAGCGAGGTGTCAAAATCATCGGCGGTGTAGTGAATAACTAGCACTTTGATGCGCGGATACGCCGCCTGCGCCGCGCGGCGCGTATCCACTCTATAGTCGCCGCGATCGACAATCCCTTTTTCGCCCGCGCAGCCCGCGAGCAGTGCCGCCAGTAACAGCGGCCAGCCACGCAGCTTCATCGACGGGTTTTCACCGCCGTACCGGAAACGCTCACCATCAGCATGCTGCCGTCTTTGCCGACGGTTTCATAATCGATATCGATCCCGACAACCGCATCGGCCCCCAGCGACGCCGCCTGGTCGCCCAGCTCGCGAAACGCGATTTCACGCGCCTTGCGCAGCTCTTTTTCATACGCGCCGGAGCGGCCGCCGACGATGTCGCGGATGCCTGCGAAGAAGTCGCGAAAGATATTCGCGCCGAGGATCGCCTCGCCGGTGACGACGCCGCAATACTCAACAATGACTTGTCCTTCCAGGGTTGGGGTGGTGGAAAACTGCATGGTTCTCTCCTTTTGGCTATCAATGCGTTAGCTGACGATACCAGACGCAATTCGGTCGCGATACGCTATGCTAAAAAAGTCCTGTGACAAGAAACGTAGTCCTGCTTACCGGAATAAGGAAATAAAAAATGCGCCATTCAGTTCTGACTCTGGCTCTTCCGTGCGCCCTGCTGCTGAGCGCCTGTACGACCGTGACGCCCGCCTTTAAGGATATCGGCTCGCGAAGCGGTCCGTGTGTGGAAGGCGGCCCTGATACCGTGGCGGAACAGTTCTACCAGCATCGCATCGAACAGCGCAGCCAGGGGCTGACGAACCTGACGTCTCTGCGTCCCTATTTAAGCGATTCGCTCTATCAGTTGCTGGATAAATCGAACCGTGAGAACCATGCCGGGAACGGCTTCTTGCGTACCGATCCGTTCTCCAGCCGCACCGAAACGCCTGAGCGCGTGCGCGTCGCCAGCGCCTCGCGTATCCCGAACACCGACGCACGCAATATTCCGCTGCGTGTGGAGCAGCAGCGCGGCGAGACAAAATGGCTTGATGAAGTGCTGATGGTGCGCGAAGGCCAGTGCTGGACGGTGGACGATGTGCGCTATCTGGGCGGCACCGTACATGCGCCAGCGGGCACGCTGCGCCAGTCGCTGGAGCGTCGCTAAGCGCGCTGGGGGTGGCGTGCGATAAACCGTCTGGCTTAGCGCCATCTGGCCGACATTTATTCTTGCCCCACCCCCACCCCGCTATTTCGTGCTGGTTTTGTACCGTAAATGTGGAGAATATTAAGTTTTAACGCACTAATATTGCATAACTATTCTGCCAACGGTACTATTCGCGGTCTCAATTGCTATTCAACTGCTACGCATGAGTATTCAACTAAACGGCATAAACTGCTTCTACGGCGCGCATCAGGCGCTGTTTGACATCACGCTCAGCTGCCCCGAGGGCGAAACGCTGGTGTTGCTTGGCCCAAGCGGCGCGGGTAAAAGCTCGCTGCTGCGGGTACTCAATTTGCTGGAGATGCCGCGTTCCGGGCAGCTCAGCATTGCGGGCAACCAGTTTGATTTCGCGAAGGCGCCGGGCGACAAAGCGATTCGCGAACTGCGCCGCAACGTCGGCATGGTCTTCCAGCAGTACAATCTGTGGCCGCACCTGACGGTGCTGGATAATCTTATCGAGGCCCCGTGCCGGGTGCTCGGGCTCAGCAAAGAGGCCGCGCGTAAGCGTGCCGATAAACTGCTGGAACGCCTGCGCCTGACGCCGTATGTCGATCGTTATCCGCTGCACCTTTCCGGTGGTCAGCAGCAGCGCGTGGCGATTGCGCGCGCGCTGATGATGGAGCCGCAGGTGCTGCTGTTCGACGAACCGACGGCCGCGCTCGACCCGGAAATCACCGCGCAGATAGTCAGCATCATCCGCGAGCTCTCCCAGACCGGGATCACGCAGGTGATTGTGACGCATGAAGTGGAAGTGGCGCGTAAAACCGCCAGCCGGGTAGTCTATATGGAAAATGGACATATTATCGAGCAGGGCGACGCGAGCTGCTTTAGCGCCCCTGCGACCGAGGCGTTTAAAAACTATCTTTCCCACTGAAGATGACCGGAATAATGACAATGAAAAACGTATTGATTGCCGCGCTTCTCGCAAGCGTTAGCCTTTCCGCCGCCGCAGCACAAACTATTCGTTTCGCAACCGAAGCCTCTTACCCTCCGTTTGAGTCCATGGATGCGGGCAACAAAATCGTCGGTTTCGACGTCGATCTGGCCAACGCGCTCTGTAAAGAGATCGATGCGACCTGCACCTTCACCAACCAGGCGTTCGACAGCCTGATCCCGGCGCTGAAATTCAAGCGTGTGGACGCGGTCATGGCTGGCATGGATATCACGCCTGAGCGCGAAAAACAGGTGCTGTTTACTACGCCGTACTACGACAACTCCGCGCTGTTCGTGGGTTTACAGGGTAAAAACAGCAGCATCGAACAGCTGAAAGGCAAGCGCGTGGGCGTGCAGAACGGCACCACTCACCAGAAATACATCACCGACAAACACCCGGAAATCACCACGGTGCCGTATGACAGCTACCAGACCGCGCGCCTGGATCTGCAAAACGGCCGTATCGACGCCGTATTCGGCGACACTGCCGTTGTGACCGAGTGGCTGAAAACCAACCCGAAACTGGCCGCCGTTGGCGATAAAGTGACGGACAAAGACTATTTCGGCACCGGCCTTGGCATCGCGGTTCGTCAGGGCAACACCGAGCTTCAGCAGAAATTCAACACTGCGCTGGAGAAAGTGAAGAAAGACGGCACTTACAAGGCCATCTACGACAAATGGTTCCAGAAGTAATCGCCTGAATGAACGATATGTTACCTTTAGCAAGCGCCGCCGGGATGACCGTCGGCCTTGCCGTTTGCGCGCTTGGCCTGGGGCTGGTGCTGGCGATGCTGTTCGCCGTGCTGGAATCGGCGAAGTGGCGGCCGGTCGGCTGGCTTGCCACGGCGCTGGTTACCCTTCTGCGCGGCCTGCCGGAAATTCTGGTGGTGCTGTTTATCTATTTCGGCTCCTCGCAACTGCTGCTCACCCTCTCGGACGGCTTTACGATCCCGCTTGGTTTCACGTCCATTCCGGTACAAGTGCAGATCGATAATTTCGACGTCAGCCCGTTCCTGTGCGGTGTGATTGCCCTCGCCCTGCTCTATTCCGCCTATGCCTCGCAGACGCTGCGCGGCGCGCTGAAAGCGGTGCCGCACGGCCAGTGGGAATCGGGCCAGGCGCTGGGCCTGTCGAAATCGGCGATTTTCTTTCGTCTCGTGATGCCGCAGATGTGGCGCCACGCGCTGCCGGGGCTTGGCAACCAGTGGCTGGTGCTGCTGAAAGACACCGCGCTGGTGTCGCTGATTAGCGTGAACGATTTGATGCTGCAAACCAAAAGTATTGCCACCCGCACCCAGGAGCCGTTTACCTGGTACATTATCGCGGCGGCGATTTATCTGGTGATCACCCTGATAAGCCAGTACATCCTTAAGCGTATCGACCTGCGCGCCACGCGCTTTGAGCGGAGGCCGGGCTGATGCTGGATTACTTACCAGAGCTGTTAAAAGGGCTGCACACCAGCCTGACGCTCACCGCGGCGTCGATAGCCGTAGCACTGGTGCTGTCGGTGATTTTCACGATTATCCTGACGCTGAAAACGCCGGTGCTGGTCTGGATTGTGCGCGGCTACATTACGCTCTTTACCGGTACGCCGCTGCTGGTGCAGATCTTCCTGATTTACTACGGGCCGGGGCAGTTCCCGTCACTGCAGAATTTTCCGTGGCTGTGGCATGTGCTCTCCGAGCCGTGGCTGTGCGCGCTGGTGGCGCTGTCGC
This sequence is a window from Cronobacter sakazakii. Protein-coding genes within it:
- a CDS encoding heavy metal-binding domain-containing protein; amino-acid sequence: MQFSTTPTLEGQVIVEYCGVVTGEAILGANIFRDFFAGIRDIVGGRSGAYEKELRKAREIAFRELGDQAASLGADAVVGIDIDYETVGKDGSMLMVSVSGTAVKTRR
- the artP gene encoding arginine ABC transporter ATP-binding protein ArtP codes for the protein MSIQLNGINCFYGAHQALFDITLSCPEGETLVLLGPSGAGKSSLLRVLNLLEMPRSGQLSIAGNQFDFAKAPGDKAIRELRRNVGMVFQQYNLWPHLTVLDNLIEAPCRVLGLSKEAARKRADKLLERLRLTPYVDRYPLHLSGGQQQRVAIARALMMEPQVLLFDEPTAALDPEITAQIVSIIRELSQTGITQVIVTHEVEVARKTASRVVYMENGHIIEQGDASCFSAPATEAFKNYLSH
- a CDS encoding lipoprotein yields the protein MRHSVLTLALPCALLLSACTTVTPAFKDIGSRSGPCVEGGPDTVAEQFYQHRIEQRSQGLTNLTSLRPYLSDSLYQLLDKSNRENHAGNGFLRTDPFSSRTETPERVRVASASRIPNTDARNIPLRVEQQRGETKWLDEVLMVREGQCWTVDDVRYLGGTVHAPAGTLRQSLERR
- the artQ gene encoding arginine ABC transporter permease ArtQ codes for the protein MNDMLPLASAAGMTVGLAVCALGLGLVLAMLFAVLESAKWRPVGWLATALVTLLRGLPEILVVLFIYFGSSQLLLTLSDGFTIPLGFTSIPVQVQIDNFDVSPFLCGVIALALLYSAYASQTLRGALKAVPHGQWESGQALGLSKSAIFFRLVMPQMWRHALPGLGNQWLVLLKDTALVSLISVNDLMLQTKSIATRTQEPFTWYIIAAAIYLVITLISQYILKRIDLRATRFERRPG
- a CDS encoding N-acetylmuramoyl-L-alanine amidase, producing the protein MKLRGWPLLLAALLAGCAGEKGIVDRGDYRVDTRRAAQAAYPRIKVLVIHYTADDFDTSLATLTDRHVSSHYLIPANPPQKGGKPVIWQLVPERELAWHAGISFWRGATRLNDTSVGIELENYGYRKIDGQKQYFPFSPPQIAVLSKLARDIIQRYQIAPQNVVAHADIAPQRKDDPGPLFPWQALAAQGIGAWPDESRVAFYLAGRNPYAPVDEATLLDLLARYGYEVTPQMSEAQRKRVIQAFQMHFRPARYDGLPDAQSEAIAGALLEKYGQG
- the artI gene encoding arginine ABC transporter substrate-binding protein ArtI; the protein is MKNVLIAALLASVSLSAAAAQTIRFATEASYPPFESMDAGNKIVGFDVDLANALCKEIDATCTFTNQAFDSLIPALKFKRVDAVMAGMDITPEREKQVLFTTPYYDNSALFVGLQGKNSSIEQLKGKRVGVQNGTTHQKYITDKHPEITTVPYDSYQTARLDLQNGRIDAVFGDTAVVTEWLKTNPKLAAVGDKVTDKDYFGTGLGIAVRQGNTELQQKFNTALEKVKKDGTYKAIYDKWFQK